Proteins from one Diorhabda carinulata isolate Delta chromosome 10, icDioCari1.1, whole genome shotgun sequence genomic window:
- the LOC130898915 gene encoding ionotropic receptor 75a-like → MIQRVIYSTLYAPFTRIQFLTFIEKSTAGKKLLLIDTISTLFIILMTSSIVNGSSREENSDVINLIGDFIVKLNEPAKVTAFICWSRDETLLFSKTLSFNNIPWKIGGNYIDVNGFSPPEHQFFLMDADCVHSKHVLEKANGLNLFRRPFKWIIWGRNDESDFENYDFRLDSRIFFIEKVAGIYGIKLWYKLTEGGVLKNDLATWLPSRKFLTFDRFSFYKNRSNLMEKNLTAAFVITDIDTYQHLEDYRHTHIDALSKHNWHLMKVLSSILNANFVNIFGNTWGYREKNSTSFSGMIGDLQTNKADIGGGGAFITEERLDVVDYVSPCVRVSLKFIFRAPPLTSVSNLFTLPFSSSVWYACFALVPIILIIIYVIVKWESKDAVFQKEAKDNNVAPLRAACSDVLVMELGAVTQQGAESEPKSNAGRIATIFLFIAFMFLFNSYAANIVAILQSTTDSIKSLEDLLNSRMECGVEDIPYGHQFFEKAQDPIRKAIYEQKVAPKGQKPNFLNIYEGVRKVQQGFFAFHVDVLTGYTVIKNLFREYEKCTLKELIYIRHTEPWIPIKKNSPYKELIAVGLIRIIETGVQGRHTHRIYTKKPVCNSGASNFMSVGIMDIYAAFLVFGIGAVVAVVVFFFEISVCPKFG, encoded by the exons atgATTCAAAGAGTAATATATTCCACATTGTACGCCCCATTTACACGCATACAATTTTTAA cgtttattgaaaaatcaaccGCCGGAaagaaacttttattaattgataCGATATCGAC ACTGTTCATTATATTGATGACGTCGAGTATAGTGAATGGTTCATCAAGAGAAGAAAATAGCGATGTCATTAATTTGATTGGAGATTTTATAGTGAAATTGAATGAACCAGCGAAAGTTACTGCTTTTATTTGCTGGTCTAGAG ACGAAacgttattattttcaaaaacattatcATTCAACAATATTCCTTGGAAAATTGGTGGAAATTATATCGATGTAAATGGTTTTTCACCACCGGAGCATCAGTTTTTCCTAATGGACGCTGATTGTGTTCATTCTAAGCACGTTTTAGAAAAG gCAAATGGTCTGAATCTATTTCGGCGGCCGTTCAAATGGATCATTTGGGGTCGTAATGACGAAAGCGATTTCGAAAATTACGATTTCAGATTGGACagtcgaattttttttatagaaaaagttgcCGGAATCTACGGCATAAAATTATGGTATAAATTAACCGAAGGCGGCGTTTTAAAAAACGATTTGGCAACGTGGCTACCGTCCCGAAAATTTTTGACTTTCGAtcgattttctttttataagaATCGATCGAATctgatggaaaaaaatttgacagccGCATTCGTTATCACCGATATTGACACTTATCAACATTTGGAAGATTACAG GCATACCCACATAGACGCTCTATCTAAACACAACTGGCACTTGATGAAAGTCCTATCGTCAATTCTCAACGCgaatttcgtaaatattttcgGAAACACTTGGGGATATCGCGAAAAAAACAGCACGTCGTTTTCAGGAATGATCGGAGATTTGCAAACGAATAAAGCCGATATAGGAG GTGGCGGGGCGTTTATAACAGAAGAGAGGTTAGACGTCGTCGATTACGTCTCGCCGTGCGTCAGAGTTTCGTTGAAATTCATCTTCAGAGCGCCCCCGCTCACGTCGGTATCCAATTTATTCACTTTACCGTTTAGTTCGTCGGTTTGGTACGCCTGCTTCGCTCTAGTCCcgattattttgattataatatacGTGATAGTGAAATGGGAGTCGAAGGATGCGGTTTTCCAAAAGGAGGCGAAGGATAATAACGTAGCGCCCTTGAGGGCGGCGTGTTCGGACGTTTTAGTTATGGAATTGGGGGCTGTAACCCAACAGGGGGCCGAATCGGAGCCGAAGAGCAACGCCGGACGTATTGCcaccatttttctttttatcgctttcatgtttttgtttaattcgtACGCGGCTAATATCGTCGCCATTTTGCAAAGTACTACGGACAGTATAAAGAGTTTGGAGGATCTGTTGAATAGTAGGATGGAGTGCGGGGTGGAGGACATACCCTACGGACATCAGTTTTTCGAG AAAGCACAAGATCCAATCAGGAAAGCGATCTACGAACAAAAAGTAGCCCCGAAAGGACAAAAACCGAATTTCCTAAACATATACGAGGGCGTTAGAAAAGTACAACAAGGTTTCTTCGCCTTCCACGTCGACGTCCTCACAGGATACACAGTAatcaaaaatctatttcgagAATACGAAAAATGTACACTGAAAGAACTGATTTATATCAGACATACCGAACCTTGGATACCAATAAAGAAAAACTCGCCGTACAAGGAATTGATTGCGGTCGG GTTGATAAGGATAATAGAAACAGGAGTTCAAGGACGACATACCCATCGGATTTACACGAAGAAACCGGTTTGCAATAGCGGCGCTAGCAATTTTATGAGCGTCGGCATCATGGATATTTACGCGGCTTTTCTGGTGTTCGGAATTGGGGCCGTTGTTGCCgtcgttgtatttttttttgaaatttcggtATGCCCGAAATTCGGGTGA